AGACGTTGACGGCGAAGCTCTTGCCGCTCTCGTGGTGAACAAGCTGCGTGGCACCCTGCAGGTTGCAGCCATCAAGGCTCCCGGCTTCGGCGAACGCCGCAAGGCCATGCTGCAGGATATCGCCATCCTCACCGGTGGTCAGGTTGTTTCCGAAGAAATGGGCGTTAAGCTTGAGAACATCACCGTGGCAGACCTCGGTTCCGCCAAGCGCGTGGTTGTTGACAAGGAAAACACCACCATCGTTGACGGCGCAGGCAAGGGCGAAGACATCAAGGCCCGCGTAAAGATGATCCGCGCTCAGGTTGAAGAAACTTCTTCCGACTACGATCGTGAAAAGCTGCAGGAACGTCTGGCCAAGCTGGTCGGCGGCGTTGCAGTGATCAACGTCGGCGCTGCTACCGAAACCGAAATGAAGGAAAAGAAGGACCGCGTTGAAGACGCTCTGAACGCGACCCGTGCAGCCGTTGAAGAAGGCATCGTGCCTGGCGGCGGTACCGCTCTGGTTCGCGTGGCCACCGTTCTTGACGACATCAAGCCCGCTGACGACGATGAAGCAGCCGGTGTTGCCATTCTGCGTCGCGCCATCGAAGAACCCCTTCGTCAGATCGCCGCTAACGCCGGCTTCGAAGGTTCCATCGTTGTGGAAAAGGTTCGCGAAGGCAAGGACGGCTTCGGCTTCAACGCTGCTACCGGCGAATACGAAGACCTCATCAAGGCCGGTGTTATCGATCCCAAGAAGGTTACCCGCATTGCCCTGCAGAATGCTGCTTCCGTAGCATCCCTGCTGCTCACCACCGAGTGCGCCATTGCCGAGAAGCCTTCCGACAAGCCCGCTGCTCCGGCTATGCCCGGCGGCATGGGCGGCATGGGCGGCATGTACTAAGCATCCGCTGGCAACATTGCCTTTTGGGGCCGGAGATTTCTCCGGCCCTTTTTTTTGTCTTGAATCCGGTATATATAGTCCCGTCCACACTCTGCAATACAGTGATATCAAGTCAGAAAGGGGAGACCTCAATGGTGCTGAACAGGCATGGAGCCATGCAGTTGCTCGGGCTGGATGCAGATTGCTATGAAGAACTGCTCAACGTCATGCGCGGGGAAGTGGGGGAGTGGCTCATTTTTTTTCAGCAGGCAGACCGCTGCGAGACAGAAATGCTGCGTGCACGCGCGCACAGGCTCAAAAGTGACGCCGCAAATATCGGCGCTGAGCGAGTTAGACATGCCGCACGTGTTCTTGAGCAGGCAATACGTGAAAAACAGCAGGCCGATGAGGTCGAGCACTTCAGAAGGCTGCTCGTACAGGAGCTTCGTGAGCTTGAACGGGCAATAGTCTGACGGAATAATTCCATGGTTTCGCCGTTCCGGCGGGCACATGGCCCTAAAGAAATGCCGCTTTTCTGTCGATGAGGGTATGTAGGACTACGGCAGGCTGTCTTCCGTGGGGCTTTATAGTGCCTGAATGGACCAGGATAGAGGTACCGGCCATGAAATATAGTTTTTTCCGGAGCGGAGCGCCTTGCGCGGCGGCCGTGACAACCGCGGTAACTGTGGCAGCACTGGCTTTGACGGTGTTGCTCTCGGGCTGCGTGTTGTATCGCTCGCAGATTCCCGTTGCCACGACGTACGAGGCGGAACCGCAGTACAAGATGCAGTCGGCAGGGCACTGGCAGGTGCTGGCCTCGGATGTGGCGGACAGGATTTTGAAGGCCATTGAAGACCGTGACGACCTGCTCATGAAGCCCCTGTATCTCGAGCCGCCCAACAGCAGGCCTTTTTCTCTGGGCTTCTATAAGCTGCTGACTTCGGAACTTGTTTCGCGGGGCATGCAGGTTTCCCTTGAGCGGGAGAGCGATGTGGTCGATGTGGATTACGATGTGCTCGCCGTGCTGCATAATGACCGCATGCAGCGGCCTCCCATCGGCACCTTTACCACCATCGGTGCGGGCGTGAGCGCCGCAAGGGCGCTGAACTCCATGGCTGAATGGATTCCGGCTGCCATTGGCGCCGGAGTGCTGGCCGACCTTGCTGGCGGCGCAATCACCAGTTCTTCCAACCGCGAAGTGCTCATTTCCGTTTCCATGTCATACAACAACCGATATGTCGTCCATACTTCCTCCGTTTATTACATCAACGACCCCGATTTCGAGCAGTTTGTCGATCCCGAGGCCCGCGGCCATTATGTCCAGGAATTCAAGGCCCGTCCCGTGCGGGTTACCGCACAGTAGGAGAAGCATATGAAACGTCTGATTATGGTATGCGCATTTATACTGCTTCTGCTGACGGTGGTTGCTGCTGCGGCCGGTCCCGGCGCCATGCCGAGACAGCCCATGCACAGCGATACCTCGCTGGCTGCATTTCCCGCAGGCTCTATTATTACGGGATCAAGCCAGATGGCTGCCGATGCGTTGCATCAGGTCATGATGGGGCGGCTGAGCAAGGAAAGTCCGGTGCTTGTGGCCACCATGGTGCAGCTTGACGATCTGGAGAAAAGCTCCACGCTGGGTCGCATGGTGATGCAGCAGGTGGCATCGCGCCTCAGTCAGTACGGCTACCGCGTGATTGAGTCCCGTTTGCGCATGGATATGTCCATCCGCCCTCGTGAGGGCGAATTCATGCTTACCCGTGAAGTGGCGCGGCTGATGC
This region of Desulfovibrio subterraneus genomic DNA includes:
- a CDS encoding Hpt domain-containing protein produces the protein MVLNRHGAMQLLGLDADCYEELLNVMRGEVGEWLIFFQQADRCETEMLRARAHRLKSDAANIGAERVRHAARVLEQAIREKQQADEVEHFRRLLVQELRELERAIV
- the groL gene encoding chaperonin GroEL (60 kDa chaperone family; promotes refolding of misfolded polypeptides especially under stressful conditions; forms two stacked rings of heptamers to form a barrel-shaped 14mer; ends can be capped by GroES; misfolded proteins enter the barrel where they are refolded when GroES binds) — its product is MAKEILFDAKARERLSRGVDKLANAVKVTLGPKGRNVVIEKSFGSPVITKDGVSVAKEIELEDKFENMGAQMVKEVASKTSDIAGDGTTTATILAQAVYKEGVKLVAAGRNPMAIKRGIDKAVESLVAELNALAKPTRDQKEIAQVGTISANSDTTIGNIIAEAMNKVGKEGVITVEEAKGLETTLEVVEGMQFDRGYLSPYFVTNADKMIVEMDSPLILICEKKISNMKDMLPVLEQVAKMSKPLVIIAEDVDGEALAALVVNKLRGTLQVAAIKAPGFGERRKAMLQDIAILTGGQVVSEEMGVKLENITVADLGSAKRVVVDKENTTIVDGAGKGEDIKARVKMIRAQVEETSSDYDREKLQERLAKLVGGVAVINVGAATETEMKEKKDRVEDALNATRAAVEEGIVPGGGTALVRVATVLDDIKPADDDEAAGVAILRRAIEEPLRQIAANAGFEGSIVVEKVREGKDGFGFNAATGEYEDLIKAGVIDPKKVTRIALQNAASVASLLLTTECAIAEKPSDKPAAPAMPGGMGGMGGMY